A genomic region of Pseudomonas migulae contains the following coding sequences:
- the mtnA gene encoding S-methyl-5-thioribose-1-phosphate isomerase produces the protein MRDRLLAAEKVKAIDWRDGALYLLDQRVLPFEETWIAYTSAAGVAEAIRSMVVRGAPAIGISAAYAMVLSARARIAEGGDWQAAWEEDYALLADSRPTAVNLFWALSRMRDRLDRIKRDADPLAALEAEAIAIHESDREANLTMAQLGVDLIRKHQGNAQAILTHCNTGALATGGFGTALGVIRGAFIEGMVERVYADETRPWLQGSRLTAWELANEGIPVTLNADSAAAHIMKTKGITWVIVGADRITANGDVANKIGTYQLAVNAMHHGVRFMVVAPSSTIDMNLASGDDIPIEERDGRELLEVGGKRVGADVDAFNPVFDVTPADLIDAIVTEKGIVERPDTAKMAQLMCRKRLH, from the coding sequence ATGCGCGATCGACTGTTGGCTGCGGAGAAGGTGAAGGCCATCGATTGGCGTGATGGCGCCCTGTATCTGCTGGATCAGCGTGTTTTGCCGTTCGAGGAAACCTGGATTGCCTACACCAGCGCGGCTGGCGTGGCCGAGGCCATTCGCTCGATGGTGGTACGTGGCGCGCCGGCAATTGGCATCAGTGCCGCATATGCCATGGTGTTGTCAGCCCGCGCCCGTATTGCCGAGGGCGGTGACTGGCAGGCGGCGTGGGAAGAGGATTACGCGTTGCTGGCCGATTCCCGTCCAACGGCGGTGAATCTGTTCTGGGCCTTGAGTCGCATGCGTGACCGCCTTGATCGTATCAAGCGTGATGCCGACCCTCTGGCGGCGCTGGAGGCAGAGGCTATTGCCATTCACGAAAGTGATCGTGAGGCCAACCTGACCATGGCGCAACTGGGTGTGGATCTGATCCGCAAGCATCAGGGTAACGCTCAAGCGATCCTGACCCATTGCAACACCGGCGCACTGGCCACCGGCGGCTTCGGTACCGCGCTGGGCGTCATTCGCGGGGCGTTCATCGAAGGCATGGTCGAGCGCGTTTATGCCGACGAAACCCGTCCGTGGCTGCAGGGTTCGCGTCTGACGGCGTGGGAACTGGCCAACGAAGGCATTCCCGTGACCCTCAATGCCGACTCCGCCGCCGCCCATATCATGAAGACCAAAGGCATCACCTGGGTCATCGTCGGCGCCGACCGGATCACCGCCAATGGCGACGTGGCCAACAAGATCGGTACTTATCAACTGGCGGTGAACGCCATGCACCACGGCGTGCGCTTCATGGTGGTGGCGCCCAGCTCGACCATCGACATGAACCTGGCCAGTGGCGACGATATTCCGATTGAAGAACGTGACGGCCGCGAGTTGCTGGAAGTCGGCGGCAAGCGGGTCGGGGCGGATGTCGATGCGTTCAACCCGGTGTTCGACGTAACGCCGGCGGATCTGATCGATGCGATCGTCACCGAAAAAGGCATCGTTGAACGCCCGGATACCGCGAAGATGGCGCAGTTGATGTGCCGCAAGCGCCTGCATTGA
- a CDS encoding SDR family oxidoreductase, with translation MSSTLKGKVALITGGTTGIGLASAQAFVDQGATVFITGRRQAELDAAVSAIGHNVTGIQGDVSNLADLDRIFEVIKAQAGYLDIVFANAGGGDMLALGAITEEHFDRIFSINVKGLLFTVQKSLALLKDGGSVILTASTTATKGTENFSVYSASKAAVRNFARSWLLDLKTRRIRVNVISPGPIHTPGLTELAPEDQRQGLLDYLAGQVPIGRLGTPSEVGKAAVFLASDDSSFINGIELFVDGGFAQI, from the coding sequence ATGAGCAGTACTCTCAAAGGCAAGGTTGCACTGATCACTGGCGGCACCACCGGCATCGGCCTCGCGTCGGCGCAAGCATTCGTCGATCAGGGCGCCACGGTGTTCATCACCGGTCGCCGCCAGGCCGAACTGGATGCCGCGGTCAGCGCCATTGGTCACAACGTTACCGGGATTCAGGGCGACGTCTCGAACCTTGCGGACCTGGACCGGATCTTCGAAGTGATCAAGGCACAAGCCGGCTATCTGGATATCGTTTTCGCCAATGCGGGCGGCGGCGACATGCTGGCGCTTGGCGCGATCACCGAAGAACACTTCGACCGGATTTTCAGCATCAACGTCAAAGGCCTGCTGTTCACCGTGCAGAAATCCCTGGCACTGCTCAAGGACGGCGGTTCGGTGATCCTCACCGCGTCCACGACCGCTACCAAAGGCACGGAAAATTTCAGCGTTTATAGCGCCAGCAAAGCCGCCGTGCGCAACTTCGCCCGCTCGTGGTTGCTGGATTTGAAAACCCGCAGGATTCGCGTCAATGTCATCAGCCCCGGCCCGATCCACACGCCGGGCCTGACCGAGCTCGCCCCTGAAGATCAGCGGCAAGGCTTGCTGGATTACCTGGCTGGCCAGGTTCCGATCGGCCGCCTGGGAACGCCGTCCGAAGTGGGCAAAGCGGCGGTGTTCCTGGCGTCGGATGACAGCAGTTTCATCAACGGGATCGAGTTGTTTGT
- a CDS encoding MFS transporter: protein MSHPSQFSLLRTRRFLPFFVTQSLGAFNDNVFKQSLILAILYKLTIEGDRSIWVNLCALLFILPFFLFSALAGQFGEKFAKDALIRLIKLGEIVIMAVGAVGFVFDHLSLMLLALFAMGTHSALFGPVKYSILPQALHEEELVGGNGLVEMGTFLAILAGTIGAGIMMSSAHYAPIVSTAIIGIAVLGYLASRSIPRAAASSPEMRLNWNIFSQSWATLKLGLGQTPAVSRSIVGNSWFWFVGAIYLTQIPAYAKEWMHGDETVVTLILTVFSVGIALGSLLCEKLSGRKVEIGLVPFGSFGLTVFGLLLWWHSGGIPDSVNGHGWIEILGFGHTWLVLIDILGLGVFGGFYIVPLYALIQSRTPENERARVIAANNILNALFMVVSAIVSIVLLSLAELSIPHLFLVVSLLNIGVNAYIFKIVPEFSMRFMIWLLSHSMYRVEHRNLEAIPDEGAALLVCNHVSFVDALLIGGAVRRPIRFVMYYKIYNLPVLNFIFRTAGTIPIAGRQEDIQIYEKAFTRIAQYLKDGELVCIFPEGKLTADGEINEFKGGLTRILEETPVPVIPLALQGLWGSFFSRDPDKGVFRRLWSRVTLVAGPAVAVEAAEPARLQGLVGELRGAAR, encoded by the coding sequence ATGAGTCACCCCTCACAGTTCAGCCTGCTTCGCACCCGGCGCTTCCTGCCGTTTTTCGTGACCCAGTCCCTCGGGGCGTTCAACGACAACGTTTTCAAGCAGTCGCTGATCCTCGCCATTCTGTACAAGTTGACCATCGAGGGTGATCGTTCGATCTGGGTCAATCTGTGCGCGCTGCTGTTTATCCTGCCGTTCTTTCTGTTTTCGGCGCTGGCCGGGCAGTTCGGCGAGAAGTTCGCCAAGGACGCGCTGATTCGCCTGATCAAGCTCGGAGAGATCGTCATCATGGCGGTCGGCGCAGTCGGATTTGTCTTCGATCACCTGTCGCTGATGCTGCTGGCGCTGTTCGCCATGGGCACCCACTCGGCGCTGTTCGGGCCGGTGAAATACTCGATCCTGCCCCAGGCCTTGCACGAAGAAGAATTGGTGGGCGGCAACGGTCTGGTGGAAATGGGCACCTTCCTGGCCATCCTCGCCGGGACCATCGGCGCCGGGATCATGATGTCGTCCGCGCATTACGCGCCCATCGTGTCCACGGCGATCATCGGCATTGCCGTGCTGGGTTATCTGGCCAGTCGCAGCATTCCCCGCGCGGCGGCCTCATCGCCGGAAATGCGCCTGAACTGGAACATCTTCAGTCAATCCTGGGCCACCTTGAAACTGGGCCTGGGGCAAACCCCGGCGGTGTCGCGCTCGATTGTCGGCAACTCATGGTTCTGGTTTGTCGGGGCGATTTACCTGACGCAAATCCCGGCCTATGCCAAGGAGTGGATGCACGGCGACGAAACCGTGGTGACGCTGATTCTCACCGTGTTCTCGGTGGGTATCGCACTGGGTTCGCTGCTCTGCGAAAAACTCTCCGGACGGAAAGTCGAGATCGGTCTGGTGCCATTCGGCTCATTCGGTCTGACGGTGTTCGGCTTGCTGCTGTGGTGGCATTCCGGTGGAATTCCCGACAGCGTCAACGGCCATGGCTGGATCGAGATTCTCGGCTTTGGTCATACCTGGCTGGTATTGATCGACATTCTCGGTCTCGGGGTTTTCGGCGGTTTCTACATTGTGCCGCTGTACGCGCTGATCCAGTCACGCACCCCGGAGAACGAGCGGGCGCGAGTGATCGCCGCCAACAACATCCTCAACGCGCTGTTCATGGTGGTCTCCGCGATTGTTTCGATCGTGTTGCTGAGCCTGGCCGAATTGTCGATCCCGCACCTGTTCCTGGTGGTGTCGCTGCTGAACATCGGCGTCAACGCCTACATCTTCAAAATCGTCCCCGAGTTCAGCATGCGCTTCATGATCTGGCTGCTCAGCCATTCCATGTACCGCGTGGAGCATCGCAATCTGGAGGCGATTCCGGATGAAGGCGCGGCGTTGCTGGTGTGCAATCACGTGTCCTTTGTCGACGCGTTGCTGATTGGCGGCGCGGTACGTCGGCCGATTCGCTTTGTGATGTATTACAAGATCTACAACCTGCCGGTGCTGAACTTCATCTTTCGCACGGCCGGGACGATTCCTATCGCGGGACGTCAGGAAGACATTCAGATCTACGAAAAAGCCTTCACGCGCATCGCTCAATACCTGAAGGACGGTGAGCTGGTGTGCATCTTCCCTGAAGGCAAATTGACCGCCGATGGCGAGATCAACGAATTCAAGGGCGGGCTGACGCGGATTCTCGAAGAGACGCCGGTGCCAGTGATTCCGTTGGCATTGCAGGGGCTGTGGGGGAGTTTCTTCAGTCGCGATCCCGACAAAGGCGTATTCCGTCGGTTGTGGTCGCGGGTGACCCTGGTGGCGGGGCCAGCGGTGGCGGTCGAGGCGGCAGAGCCCGCCAGGCTGCAAGGGTTGGTCGGGGAGTTGCGTGGCGCTGCGCGCTGA
- a CDS encoding cupin domain-containing protein produces MKIIRSQSFTADRAWGALDIANMNGITTRLHWTDQPYKWHVNDGEEVFVVLDGQVQMRYREEGLEQEVLLSVGDIFYASVGTEHVAHPLGVARILVIESEGSV; encoded by the coding sequence ATGAAAATCATCCGCAGCCAATCCTTCACCGCTGACCGTGCCTGGGGCGCGCTCGATATCGCCAACATGAATGGCATCACCACCCGTTTGCACTGGACCGATCAGCCCTACAAATGGCACGTCAATGACGGCGAGGAAGTGTTCGTCGTGCTTGATGGGCAGGTGCAGATGCGCTACCGCGAAGAGGGTCTGGAGCAAGAGGTGCTGTTGAGCGTAGGCGATATCTTTTACGCCTCCGTGGGCACCGAGCATGTGGCGCATCCGCTGGGTGTGGCGAGGATATTGGTGATCGAATCGGAAGGTAGCGTCTGA
- a CDS encoding LysR family transcriptional regulator — MNQLLAMRVFARVVQAGSFTRAADSLNMPKTSVSKLVAELEEHLGARLLQRTTRRLTVTADGMAYYERALQLLVELDDLDNSFASAQGHPRGKIRVDVGGSVATILIIPALPDFYARYPDIQIELGVSDRPVDLIRENVDCVIRGGPLTELSMAARPLGLSSWTTCATPGYLERFGTPTDPRDLEKNHRLISYHSARSGRVMPARFERSGEKFEIRGQGLFSVNESNAHLASGLAGLGVIHTFTYTVQPHIERGELVPILQDWRPPRYPFHVLYPPNRHLSNRVRVFIDWLAQLFATLG, encoded by the coding sequence ATGAATCAATTGTTGGCCATGCGCGTTTTCGCCCGCGTTGTGCAGGCCGGTTCGTTCACCAGGGCCGCCGACTCGTTGAACATGCCGAAAACCTCGGTCAGCAAACTGGTAGCCGAACTGGAAGAACACTTGGGTGCGAGGCTGTTGCAGCGCACTACCCGCCGACTCACGGTGACGGCGGACGGCATGGCCTATTACGAGCGCGCTCTGCAGTTGCTGGTGGAACTGGATGATCTGGACAACAGTTTCGCCAGCGCCCAGGGCCACCCGCGCGGCAAGATTCGCGTCGATGTCGGCGGCTCGGTAGCGACGATCCTGATTATCCCCGCGTTGCCGGATTTCTATGCCCGGTATCCGGACATTCAGATCGAGTTGGGTGTCAGTGATCGGCCGGTGGATTTGATCAGAGAGAACGTCGACTGTGTGATCCGCGGCGGGCCATTGACCGAACTCTCCATGGCTGCGCGGCCGTTGGGGCTGTCGTCGTGGACCACCTGCGCAACGCCGGGCTATCTCGAGCGATTCGGCACGCCGACCGATCCGCGCGACCTGGAGAAAAATCATCGCCTGATCAGCTATCACTCGGCCCGCAGCGGACGGGTAATGCCGGCGCGGTTCGAACGCAGCGGAGAAAAATTCGAGATCCGCGGGCAGGGCCTGTTCAGCGTCAACGAAAGCAATGCGCACTTGGCTTCCGGACTGGCCGGGCTCGGCGTCATTCACACCTTCACCTATACGGTGCAGCCGCACATCGAACGTGGGGAGCTGGTGCCGATTCTTCAGGACTGGCGGCCACCTCGTTATCCGTTTCACGTACTGTATCCGCCGAATCGACACCTGAGTAACCGAGTCCGGGTATTTATCGATTGGCTGGCGCAGCTGTTCGCCACTTTGGGTTAG
- a CDS encoding YciK family oxidoreductase encodes MFDYSARPELLKDRVILVTGAGRGIGAAAAKTYAAHGATVLLLGKTEANLTQVYDEIEAAGHPQPAVIPFNLETALPHQYDELAAMIETEFGHLDGLLHNASIIGPRTPIEQLSGENFMRVMQVNVNAMFMLTSTLLPLLKLSQDASVVFTSSSVGRKGRAYWGAYGVSKFATEGLMQTLADEVDTVAPVRSNSINPGATRTSMRAQAYPGENPLNNPTPEEIMPVYLYLMGPDSTGINGQAFNAQ; translated from the coding sequence ATGTTTGATTATTCCGCCCGCCCTGAATTGCTCAAGGACCGGGTCATTCTGGTCACCGGCGCCGGTCGCGGCATCGGCGCTGCTGCTGCGAAAACCTATGCCGCCCACGGTGCCACCGTACTGTTGCTGGGCAAGACCGAAGCCAACCTGACACAGGTCTATGACGAGATCGAGGCTGCCGGCCATCCACAACCGGCCGTGATTCCGTTCAACCTGGAAACCGCCCTGCCCCATCAATACGATGAGCTGGCGGCGATGATCGAAACCGAGTTCGGCCACCTCGACGGCTTGCTGCACAACGCATCGATCATTGGTCCGCGCACGCCGATCGAGCAACTGTCCGGCGAGAACTTCATGCGGGTCATGCAAGTCAACGTCAACGCCATGTTCATGCTCACCAGCACCCTGTTGCCGCTGTTGAAGCTGTCTCAGGACGCTTCGGTGGTGTTCACTTCCAGCAGCGTCGGCCGCAAGGGCCGTGCGTATTGGGGCGCTTACGGCGTCTCCAAATTTGCCACCGAAGGCTTGATGCAAACACTGGCCGACGAAGTCGACACCGTGGCCCCGGTACGCTCCAACAGCATCAACCCTGGCGCCACCCGCACCAGCATGCGCGCCCAGGCTTACCCCGGTGAAAACCCGCTGAACAACCCGACGCCCGAGGAGATCATGCCGGTCTACCTCTACCTGATGGGTCCGGACAGCACCGGCATCAACGGCCAGGCTTTCAACGCCCAGTAA
- a CDS encoding TDT family transporter, producing the protein MTCPNTARPGIKPFSHLQHPREVIRQFTPNWFAATMGTGVLALALAQLPIANPGLHAVAESLWLFNIFLFALFTALYAARWVLFFDEARRIFGHSTVSMFFGTIPMGLATIINGFLVFGLPRWGEGVIHVAEVLWWLDVAMSLACGVLIPYMMFTRQEHSIDQMTAVWLLPVVAAEVAAASGGLLAPHLADTHSQLVVLVTSYVLWAFSLPVAFSILTILLLRMALHKLPHENMAASSWLALGPIGTGALGMLLLGADAPAIFAANGLPGIGDIAAGLGLVAGITLWGFGLWWMLIALLITGRYLRAGIPFNLGWWGFTFPLGVYSLATLKLASTLNLTFFSAFGCVLVAMLAVMWLIVAKRTVQGAWRGELFVSPCIAGLNK; encoded by the coding sequence ATGACATGCCCTAATACCGCCAGACCCGGCATCAAACCCTTCAGTCATTTGCAGCATCCGCGCGAGGTGATTCGTCAGTTCACCCCGAACTGGTTCGCCGCGACCATGGGCACCGGCGTTTTAGCGCTGGCCTTGGCGCAGCTGCCGATCGCAAACCCGGGTTTGCACGCCGTTGCCGAATCCCTCTGGTTGTTCAATATCTTTCTGTTCGCTTTATTCACGGCGCTGTACGCGGCACGTTGGGTACTGTTTTTCGATGAGGCGCGGCGAATTTTCGGCCATTCCACGGTATCGATGTTCTTCGGCACCATTCCCATGGGGCTGGCGACGATCATCAACGGTTTTCTAGTGTTCGGGCTGCCGCGCTGGGGCGAAGGTGTGATTCATGTTGCCGAAGTGCTGTGGTGGCTGGATGTGGCGATGTCGCTGGCCTGCGGTGTGCTGATTCCTTACATGATGTTCACCCGCCAGGAACACAGCATCGATCAGATGACTGCTGTTTGGCTGTTGCCGGTGGTGGCTGCGGAAGTGGCGGCTGCCAGCGGTGGCCTGTTGGCGCCGCATCTGGCCGACACCCATTCACAACTGGTGGTTCTGGTTACCAGCTATGTGCTTTGGGCATTTTCCCTGCCGGTGGCGTTCAGCATTCTGACGATCCTGTTGCTGCGCATGGCGCTGCATAAATTGCCCCACGAAAACATGGCCGCTTCGAGCTGGCTGGCGCTCGGCCCGATTGGCACCGGGGCGCTGGGCATGTTGCTGCTGGGGGCTGACGCGCCGGCGATCTTTGCCGCCAACGGTTTGCCGGGTATCGGTGACATCGCCGCCGGGCTGGGGCTGGTGGCCGGGATCACTTTGTGGGGCTTCGGTCTGTGGTGGATGCTGATCGCGTTGTTGATCACCGGCCGTTACCTGCGCGCCGGTATCCCCTTCAACCTCGGCTGGTGGGGGTTCACCTTTCCGCTGGGCGTCTATTCTCTGGCAACGTTGAAACTGGCCAGCACCTTGAACCTGACGTTTTTCAGTGCCTTTGGCTGTGTGCTGGTGGCGATGCTGGCGGTGATGTGGCTGATCGTCGCCAAACGCACGGTGCAGGGCGCATGGCGGGGCGAGTTGTTTGTCTCGCCGTGCATTGCAGGATTAAACAAATAA
- a CDS encoding GGDEF domain-containing protein — MKSPSQTNAIDFDSAKLQRLGFGQQPPLLKRPVSLAQVRQQLSLQLQTSLEPQRILGLFFREIHRLVPLDALSYQHKASDLRLEFGQRGHHSISYTLSHEGEHLGELVFRRNQRFSEEEQGNLESLLSTLLYPMRNALLYRAATQSALRDPLTDTGNRIAMDQTLQREIDMSRRHLQPLSLLMLDIDHFKHINDTHGHSAGDDVLKAVAASIKSQLRNVDMVFRYGGEEFLILLSNTGREAAAMVGERLRFAAQAEDYLADGKLIELTVSLGCSTLLPGESAESLLRRADSALYVAKREGRNRLAMAG, encoded by the coding sequence ATGAAATCACCTTCCCAGACCAACGCAATTGACTTCGATAGCGCCAAATTGCAACGCCTGGGCTTTGGTCAACAGCCCCCGCTTCTGAAGCGGCCAGTCAGCCTTGCGCAAGTGCGCCAGCAACTGAGCCTGCAACTGCAAACCAGTCTTGAACCACAACGCATTCTCGGGCTCTTCTTCCGTGAAATTCACCGACTCGTGCCGCTCGACGCCTTGAGCTACCAGCACAAGGCCAGCGATTTGCGCCTGGAGTTCGGCCAGCGTGGTCACCACTCGATCAGCTACACCCTCAGCCATGAAGGCGAGCACCTGGGCGAACTGGTCTTCCGCCGCAACCAGCGTTTCAGCGAGGAGGAACAGGGCAACCTCGAGTCGCTGCTGTCCACATTGCTGTACCCGATGCGCAATGCCCTGCTCTACCGCGCCGCCACCCAAAGCGCCTTGCGCGATCCCCTCACGGACACCGGCAATCGCATTGCCATGGACCAGACGCTGCAACGGGAAATCGACATGTCGCGTCGGCATCTGCAACCCCTGTCGCTGCTGATGCTGGACATCGATCACTTCAAACACATCAACGACACCCATGGCCACAGTGCCGGCGATGACGTGCTCAAGGCGGTTGCCGCTTCGATCAAAAGCCAGCTGCGCAACGTCGACATGGTGTTTCGCTATGGCGGCGAAGAGTTCCTGATTCTGCTGTCCAACACCGGCCGCGAGGCCGCGGCCATGGTCGGCGAGCGACTGCGGTTTGCCGCGCAGGCCGAGGATTATCTGGCCGATGGCAAGCTGATCGAACTGACCGTCAGTCTCGGCTGTTCGACCCTGCTGCCCGGCGAGTCAGCCGAAAGCCTGTTGCGACGGGCCGACAGCGCGCTGTATGTGGCCAAGCGTGAAGGACGCAACCGATTGGCGATGGCGGGCTGA
- a CDS encoding TRZ/ATZ family hydrolase: MPNTAAALDLLLLPTWLVPVEPAGVVLKEHGLGIRDGRIVFIGPRAAALKLDATEVRELPDMLLCPGLINAHGHAAMTLFRGLADDLPLMTWLENHIWPAEAKWVDEDFVRDGTDLAIAEQIKGGITCFSDMYFFPKVASERVHNSGIRAQIAIPILDFPIPGASTADEAIRQGVELFNDLKHHERIKVTFGPHAPYTVGDENLEKIRVIAEELDASIHMHVHETAFEVQQAVEQRGERPLARLARLGLLGPRFQAVHMTQISDEDLVMLVESNTNVIHCPESNLKLASGFCPVERLWQAGVNVAVGTDGAASNNDLDLLGETRTAALLAKAVAGSATALDAHRALRMATLNGARALGIEAEVGSLELGKAADMVAFDLSGLAQQPVYDPVSQLIYATGRDCVKHLWVGGKQLLDDRRLTRLDEEQLCATAKAWGQRISGHTES, encoded by the coding sequence ATGCCGAACACTGCCGCTGCGCTCGACCTGTTATTGCTGCCGACCTGGCTGGTACCCGTCGAACCCGCTGGCGTTGTCCTCAAAGAGCATGGCCTGGGCATTCGCGACGGGCGCATTGTCTTTATCGGCCCGCGCGCGGCTGCGCTGAAGCTTGATGCAACCGAAGTCCGCGAACTGCCGGACATGCTGCTCTGCCCCGGCCTGATCAATGCTCACGGGCATGCGGCGATGACACTGTTCCGCGGCCTGGCAGACGATCTGCCGTTGATGACCTGGCTGGAAAACCACATCTGGCCCGCCGAGGCCAAGTGGGTCGATGAAGACTTTGTACGCGATGGCACCGACCTTGCCATCGCCGAACAGATCAAAGGTGGCATCACCTGCTTCTCTGACATGTATTTCTTCCCGAAGGTTGCCAGCGAACGCGTGCATAACAGCGGCATTCGCGCGCAGATCGCGATTCCGATCCTTGATTTCCCGATCCCGGGCGCCAGCACGGCGGACGAAGCCATTCGTCAGGGCGTCGAACTGTTCAACGATCTCAAGCACCACGAACGCATCAAAGTCACCTTCGGCCCCCACGCGCCTTATACCGTAGGCGACGAAAACCTGGAGAAGATCCGGGTGATCGCCGAAGAGCTGGACGCGTCGATCCACATGCATGTCCACGAAACCGCTTTCGAAGTGCAGCAGGCGGTCGAGCAGCGCGGCGAACGCCCGTTGGCCCGACTCGCGCGCCTGGGTCTGCTGGGGCCGCGCTTCCAGGCGGTTCACATGACGCAGATCAGCGATGAAGACTTGGTAATGCTGGTAGAAAGCAACACCAATGTGATTCATTGCCCGGAGTCTAACCTGAAACTGGCCAGCGGTTTCTGCCCGGTGGAGCGGTTGTGGCAGGCGGGCGTCAACGTGGCCGTCGGCACGGATGGCGCGGCCAGCAACAATGACCTCGACCTGCTCGGCGAAACCCGCACCGCCGCATTGCTCGCGAAGGCTGTCGCCGGTTCTGCCACCGCGCTGGACGCCCATCGCGCCCTGCGCATGGCCACGCTCAACGGCGCCCGCGCCTTGGGCATCGAGGCGGAGGTCGGCTCGCTGGAACTCGGCAAAGCCGCGGACATGGTCGCGTTCGACCTTTCCGGCCTGGCGCAGCAACCGGTCTACGACCCGGTTTCGCAGCTTATATACGCCACCGGTCGCGACTGCGTGAAACACCTTTGGGTGGGTGGCAAGCAACTGCTCGACGACCGTCGCCTGACGCGTCTGGATGAAGAACAGCTTTGCGCCACGGCCAAGGCCTGGGGCCAGCGCATCAGCGGCCACACCGAATCGTAA
- the ubiG gene encoding bifunctional 2-polyprenyl-6-hydroxyphenol methylase/3-demethylubiquinol 3-O-methyltransferase UbiG, which translates to MSNVDYAEIAKFEALAHRWWDRESEFKPLHDINPLRVNWIDERVHLAGKKVLDVGCGGGILSEAMAQRGATVMGIDMGEAPLAVAQLHQLESGVSVEYRQITAEALAEEMPEQFDVVTCLEMLEHVPDPSSVIRACFKMVKPGGQVFFSTINRNPKAYLFAIVGAEYIMKLLPRGTHDFKKFIRPSELGAWSRMAGLTVKDIIGLTYNPLTKHYKLASDVDVNYMIQTLREE; encoded by the coding sequence ATGAGTAACGTCGACTACGCCGAAATCGCCAAATTCGAAGCCCTGGCCCATCGCTGGTGGGACCGCGAAAGCGAATTCAAACCGCTACACGACATCAACCCGCTGCGGGTCAACTGGATTGACGAACGCGTCCACCTGGCCGGCAAGAAGGTTCTCGATGTCGGTTGCGGCGGCGGCATCCTCAGCGAAGCCATGGCTCAACGCGGCGCGACCGTGATGGGCATCGACATGGGCGAGGCGCCGCTGGCCGTCGCTCAGTTGCATCAGCTGGAATCCGGCGTGAGCGTCGAGTACCGCCAGATCACCGCCGAAGCCCTGGCCGAAGAAATGCCGGAGCAGTTCGACGTAGTCACTTGCCTGGAAATGCTCGAGCACGTGCCGGACCCGTCGTCGGTGATCCGCGCCTGCTTCAAAATGGTAAAGCCGGGCGGCCAGGTGTTCTTCTCCACCATCAACCGCAACCCGAAGGCGTACCTGTTCGCTATCGTCGGCGCCGAATACATCATGAAGCTGCTGCCGCGCGGCACCCACGACTTCAAGAAATTCATCCGCCCTTCGGAGCTCGGTGCCTGGAGCCGCATGGCCGGCCTGACGGTCAAGGACATCATCGGCCTGACCTACAACCCGCTGACCAAGCACTACAAACTGGCCTCCGACGTGGACGTCAACTACATGATCCAGACCCTGCGCGAGGAGTAA
- the mupP gene encoding N-acetylmuramic acid 6-phosphate phosphatase MupP, giving the protein MRIRAVLFDMDGTLLDTAPDFIAICQAMRADRGLPPMNDKHIRDEISGGAKAMVAVTFSMDPESPGFEELRLEFLERYLAGCAVHSKLFDGMSELLADIEKANLIWGVVTNKPLRFAEPIMQQLGLAERSALLICPDHVKNSKPDPEPLILACKMLDLDPASVLFVGDDLRDIESGRDAGTRTAAVTYGYIHPDDNPRHWGADVVVDHPLELRKVLDSALCSC; this is encoded by the coding sequence ATGCGTATCAGAGCAGTCCTTTTCGACATGGACGGCACGCTGCTCGACACCGCGCCGGACTTCATTGCGATCTGTCAGGCGATGCGTGCCGATCGCGGCTTGCCGCCGATGAATGACAAACACATTCGCGACGAGATCTCCGGTGGTGCGAAGGCGATGGTCGCCGTGACCTTCTCCATGGACCCGGAATCTCCGGGCTTCGAGGAGCTGCGATTGGAGTTTCTTGAGCGCTACCTGGCAGGTTGCGCGGTGCACAGCAAATTGTTCGACGGCATGAGCGAACTGCTGGCCGACATCGAGAAAGCCAACCTGATCTGGGGCGTGGTCACCAACAAGCCATTGCGGTTTGCCGAGCCGATCATGCAGCAACTGGGGCTGGCCGAGCGTTCGGCGCTGCTGATCTGCCCGGATCACGTGAAGAACAGCAAGCCGGACCCGGAGCCGTTGATCCTCGCGTGCAAGATGCTCGACCTCGACCCGGCCAGCGTGCTGTTCGTGGGCGATGACCTGCGAGATATCGAGTCCGGCCGCGATGCCGGCACCCGGACGGCCGCCGTGACCTATGGCTACATTCATCCGGACGATAATCCGCGGCACTGGGGTGCGGATGTGGTGGTCGATCATCCGCTGGAGTTGCGCAAGGTTTTGGATAGCGCGCTCTGCAGCTGCTGA